The Elusimicrobiota bacterium nucleotide sequence TACGGCTATGGACGCATTATTTATGGGGATTTTGGCTAGGCCGGCTAAACCCAATGTGGCTACCAAGGTGAGCACAATACCCACACCGGCCAGGAGGAGAAGGCGAAGGTTTCGAAACACAAACCAGATGGTTCCCATCGTTAAAAAGAGTGAAATGGGGAAAAACAGCGACGCATCTTCCTTCATATACTTCCCTAAATAATAATTTGTGAGGGGCCAGCCGGCGATCGCAAATTGGAACCCTTTTTGACGGTAAAGATCCAATTCCTCATTCACTGAGTCGAGAAGTTCACGCGTCTTTTTGTCGATGTCGTGGTCCTCCCCCGAGGCAACGTAGGGGGTAAAAACCACAATCGCTGTGGTTTGACCGTCGTCAGAGACAAGAACTTTTTGATAGAGAGGGTTGGAGAGGGCGCGCTGGCGGAGAGCCGTGAGGGCGGCTGGGGTGGAGGGGATATCGCGAAGGAAATCGTCCGCGTCGAACATATCCTCCGTGCCCCGCATGTCGGCCACGTTGGCGAGGCTCACCACGTCAGAGACGCCCTCTAAATTAATCAGGGTTTCGGTGAGTTCTTTTAGTTCGGTTAGGCGCCGTTCGGTAAAAAGGTCTTCTTGGTGATAGGCGATGACAAAGAAATCTTCTTTCTCGAATATCTTTTTGAATTCGTAATAGAACGTTGTGGCGGGGTCGCGGTCGACCACAAACTCGTAGGGGTCGTTGCGAGGTGTGAGTTGGGGGAGAAACGACCCGAAGAAACCGACAAACACGATTGTCCCCAAGGCCACCCATCCCGCTCGGGATGAAATGGTATGGGCGATGATATTAACGAACCGTTCACGCCAAGGGAGGGGGGGCACAGGGTAAGACTACGTTCAAAACGATCCGCCGTCAAGCCATTGATGTGGGGGGTTAGGCTTGGATGAGGAAAAAGAATATTTTTTGTAATTCCTTTTCAATGACCTTTCCTATAGAAACAAAATCAACGACACGAATCTTTTTTTCCGGGACCTGTATGACTTTCTGGGGTTCGTGTGTCCAGAATTCGATCGTTGGATACCCCGATCCGGACGAGAGCTCAAAGAGGGTTAAAAGGCGAAGGTATCCAGAGTCTGGATCAATGAGGTTAGGGGCATCGTTCAAACTTATTAGAATTGGGTTTGAGAGAACCGATAACCAACCGCCGTATCTTTGAGTCATTATTAACGTGTATTGAGAAATGAGATCGCGGTTTGTCTGGCCGTTGGGGGGGAGAGTTGTCACCAAAACCAGGCGAATATTTTTATCTTCCCTTTGTCTTTCAGCAATGATTTCGACGGCTTGTGCGGCTTTTTCGGCGGCTTCTTTATTTTTCCCATCAAGGATTGCGTCTATATTGAAGTAGACTGTTTTTGGGGTTTTATCAGAAGTGGGCGGATTGATTATGCCCGTCCAAAGCGTCGCTGTGGCGACGGTTCTTAAAATTTCATTATAGGTTTCGTGAATTTCGGTTGGGTTTAAGTTTCCAGCCAAACCCCAGGCGGTCAGGAGTAAGGATTGGTCTCGTTTTTGGTTTTCTTCCGAATCTCCCCTATTGGAGGGGTCAGAGATAGAGGAACCGGCGGCTCTCAGGATGGCCGCCATTTGTGCCGCTCGTTCTAAGCGTGATAAGGGGAGAACCTCTCCACTGGAGTTAAATAGAATGAACTGTTCCAGTTGGAAGGCTTCCCGCTGAAAGGGGCTGGACGAGTACCATTTGGGGTCCCCTTGACTGGCCAGAAGGAGTTCGGCCAATGCCCACCGGGAGAGGACCCTTCTGAACATTTCGTCCTCTTTCGCCGATTTAATAATGCCGCGGATGGAGTATTGAGTCATTCCTAAAAGTTCTATGGAATTGGCGTAAAATTCCAGGTTGGTTGGACTTATTTCATTACTTAATTGTTCGATAAATTCCAGATAGGGTTTTGCAGTCGTTGGGGGTTCAGGGGTAACCTCATAGTGGCGCTCCGTGTGGGAAAAACCAAATTGGAGGGGGCCCTCTGCGGTTGGCACGATTTGGTTTATGGCTGTCGTGAAATCGCTTAATTCCGGTTGGCCCTCCTTTATAATCGTAACTGGCTGGACCATGGGAACACTTTGCGTTGACATTAGATTTAAGTGTTTCAATTGACCTGGCCTTGATTTGGGTAGCGCCGCGTTTAATATTCTCCATTCTCTTTCTATTTTCTGATTTCGGATTGAATGCCGCCAGGTTCCCAGAAGAAATCCGACCAGCAGCAGGAAGGGGGCGTTCAGAACAGCGGCTGCCCCAAAAAAGGGAAGCATGACGAACCCCGTACTCGCCGTTCTCGATGCCAAAAACGATATACGCCAATGATGCCCTATCGCCCAGATGGCAAAAATTGGCTCATAGGAGAGGAATTTGATTACTTTTAAAAATTCAATTTCCGAAATTTTTCCATCAGGCTTAACGATGCCGGTCAGAAAATGGAGCAACATCATCCCCACAAAGAATAGAGGACCTAGACCGAAGGTGACTTCTGCCATTCCTTCGATCAAAGCCACAAGAGAATCCCCAGCAGGCGCAAATTCAAAATAGTTCATGCCCGCGATGGTGGCCAAGGCAACCCCAATATCTTCCAAATGGGCAATCAAGCGGGGGGAGCGGATGCCAAACCAGGTGAATAACCCTGCGGCACCCATTTCTTTTTGGGGTTTGGAATTGATTGTTTCCCAATCCTCGAGAGTGACTGTCCAGACGGGTACGCCCGCAATCATTTTAGCTTCACCCACGATTTCTTTTCCATTGAACATATAGGGGTCAGATTTTTGGCCTTGTCGGGCGGTGTTCAAGGGTCCGAAGGCGCTGTTGAGTTTATGTGAAAGCGCTACAGCTTTTCGTGTAGGGAGCCCCATCCTTTCCACTCCGTTTTTAGTGATGACGACATCGCCTGGACCGGGAGCTTCAGCTGAAAAATCTTCCGCTCGCTTTAGACCAAAAAGCATTTCCAATCGATCCCGGTCGGCCACGTCAATGGCGTAAGAAACTTGTGTGGATTGGGGGCCCAGGTAGACCTTTCGGATTACAACGCGAAGCCCGGGGTTTTCTTTGTCCATCAGGGTCAATTCACGATAAGAAGAATCATCATTTTCCCGAAGAATACGACTCACGCGATTAGCGGTGGTATCTGAAGCAACAAAATATTTTCCTAGCCCTTCACGATTAATAGGAACTTGAGTTTTCAAATCGATCAGCGGGTTTGTAGCGAATTGGTACACCGGTTGGGTTGTGCTGTGAAAATGAGATATAAGCTTAAAGGATCCCGGGGGAATAATTGTGGCGAGAGACTGACGATCCTCGTTCGTGGGAGCTCCATGGGATTTCCAGAAGGCGAGGCGGTCCTTTTTTTCTTGGGTTTCTTCAAACTCCCTTAGGGGTTTGCCTGTTCGGGGGCCTTGGCTTTCGTGGGCGAGTTCGTGGCCGAGACCCATCCAAAAAATGTTTTGCGCGAGGCGGGGTGATTTTAGGTCGAGAATTTGATTGTTGACCCCGATGAAACCGTTGCCTTGGTGGTCCTCGAAGAGGTGGGAGGAGTGGGTCAGCATGGCTATCACAATTTCGTCCGTGAGGGGAGGGGAATGGTTAAATTGTTCGGTGAGATATTTCTCTAGGGCCGTTTGAAACTCCTTACGGGACGCGTATCCGAAAGAAAGGTACGCGTCGAGGATCTCCTGAGCCGCATAAACTGTTTTTAGTCCTTGGGAGGAGGGAACATCCATTCGTCGAGCGTTTCGTTTTACGGTTTCTTTTACTTCGTTCAAGGTTTCGGGAGTGACCGCTTGCCCGGCAACAAGGGTTGGGCCCCCCTGAATCAGTTTCATACCTTCCGCATGGACCACGGGCGGGTGGGCAGGAGTTCTTGGCAACGAGGGGACGAGATAGTGTTCACCCAGAGACTTTCTTAGCTTGTCCCAGTTGTCCAGAAATATTTTTATTTCCGTTGAATAGGATGATAAATATTTCGATCCATACGTGGTGACATAAGCTTCTTCGATGATCGTTTGCATCTCTTCGCGTGGAACACTGTTCATACGGAGGACCAGCAAGCGTTCCAGAGAGGAGGGATTCAGGACCGGATGCCCCCACTGACGGCTGAACCGTCCGTTAAATAAGTCGTGAACTTCTCTTTCTTGGATCTGCCAACCGGGATTATGAAAACTATTTACGTCAAACCGGAAACCTGACGCCCCCCTATATTTAAAGTGCTTCAGGGAATCAACCCCGCTCATGGTGGGGAACGCCGCCAAATTGAGCAAACCATCAATTTCAGAAGTTTTTGATTGCAAGTCCTTGGTTTCCCCTTGAGAAACACTGAGGGAACGAAGAATCTTCAATTCATCATCAGAATCGACCTCAAGTTTCACGTCTGTAATGCAAAGACCCATTAATTCCAACCAGCGAAAGGTTACAAAATCACTGATCGTCGATTTGCTCAGCATTAAATGAACCCCTAGTCTTTTCTTACTTCCCCCATCGCTTTTGAGAAGTCGAAGGCGCGGCCCACTCCGTCGTTCATCAATGAGGGGGGGGGGAGGGGACAAAAGCACCCGGCGTTCAAAAACATTTCCATCCTCGTCTTGAACAAGTTCCGTAACCACTTCCGCCTTGAGAGAGTTGGCTCCTGACCAGAGGGTTCGTTTCTCATGTTCAATAAGTTTCCAAGATCTAAAATCGATGTTTTTATCCCGAATCGGGACAAAGGGCCCATAAAACATGGTGTGGGAATCTTCTAATTCTTTGATTGATTTTTGGCTGCTTGTGATCCATTGGATGGCTTCTTTCCGGACGACTTGGAGAAGAGAACTGGCGTTTTCATCTCGCAAACCAAAATTAAGCTGGTTCAGAAATTGAACCGAATCGGAATCCGAACTCACCCACCCTAAAACCTCAATGAGTGAAATAGCTTTATAGGTTTCCCCTGTGGTCAACATATGCGATATGTTAAATTTAATCGATCGGACGACACTATTGAGTTTCTTTGGATTGCCATTTAATACGGACCAGAGGTAATTTCGAATATTTCGGTAAGCCCCAAGCTCACGCCGGGGGTTAATGTATCGACGGATTTCATCGGGCAGGGGGGGAATCACGAGCCCGTTTGACGATTGAAAGTTACTGTTCATTGAAAGGGATATCCCTTCGGGTGTGACAAGATTTCTTTGAGGAAACAGGTTTTCCAAAAAGCGAGAGAACCCGCCACGAACATTCGTTAGAAGCCGTTGGAAGCCCTCTTTGCCATTATCTGGCAAAGAGGGAATGGCACGTGTGCCGTTGTCATCTGTTTTTAACCACTGAATCTTTCCTTTAAAAATAACCGTAAACAGAACTCCGGAATTCTCCCGGGATTGGACTTCCACTTCCATGCGTTTAAGCCGATCCCCCACGAGGGCAATTAAGCCAGCAAGATAGTCCTTGAGAGCCCGAAGAATTTCCTTATTATTGGACCCGTTGGGTTGGCGTTCCTGATTTACAACCGCGAGATGTTTTCCGACAAGATCCATATGCATTTGGCTGGGCAAGGGGGATGGATAATCCAACGCTAGGGCCCGTTCCGTGATCAGTGAAATGGGTTCGCCAGTGAAGAGTTTTTCGAGTGGGAGGGGATCGTGGGCGAAAACGTCGAGGTAATTTTTCTGCGGATCGATTTTTTCAATTTTGGGTGTCAGGACGATATAGGACGCCCCTTGGGATTTCAGGGTCTGCAGGAGCCCTTCGGTGTGAAAACCTCCGGCCACGAGAACGGCGGTGGGGGTTTGGGTTTCGTTCATTTTTTCGAGGAGAGCATTGGAGAGAGTTTTATCCCTGGCGAGGGCTAGGTGACAGAAATTTTCAAAGGGGGTTAGGAAGGCGGAAAAGTTTTCTGGAAATTGGACGGCATTAGGATCGTTTAACCGTTGGGGCAATTGGTGGGTTTCTTTTTGGCGTTGTGAATAGGCTTTCCAATCCTCCGGGGACATTTGGTTGTTAATCAGTTGGTGCAGACGTTTCGTGTCGACCGTTAAGAACACCAGTCTTTTTTGTTCGGGGGTTTGGGCCAATTTGTCTTGGGTGGTCTGTTCGAGAGCGCGCAGTTCTTTAAGAAGAGTGTCCCTCTTAATTTCCTCGGCGAGACCAACGTAATGGATGTATCTCTTTAATGTGGGGAACGATGACAAACTTATTCTCTGTTGGGTTAACAGATGCTCTAAGTAACTGTTGTATTGCCCGTGGGTGAGGCGCCCGGAACGATAGTTCACGCTTTGTTGGACAAGGGCATCGAGAGCGGGTTTGTCGAGTGTTTCCACCAAGCGGTCCACCAGGCGGAGACGGTCGCGCTCGACCGCTTTGAAATCCAATGATTCCTCTTGGCGAAGCGCTTCCAAGAATGTGGCGATTTGGGCGGGGACAGTGGATGTGCCACAAAGTTGGGAAAGGGTTTTGATATAGGCGCCGAGGCCTATTTGATTTTTTTCGTATGCGATGGATAGGCGATCAAAGGCTTTCAGGCCGTCCGAATAGATACCGTTTTTTTGGCCGGCCAACACCGTTTCGATTTGGGTCACAAGTTTTTGCGCCTGGGTGCGCTCCTTTAGAGAGGCTTTTACCGCAACGACGTTTTGGCGGTACAGGGACATTTCTTCGACACCCCACAGCGTGAGCGTTTTCGTTGAGGTGAGCGCCGCGTATTCCCCCGCGCCAATCAGATCTTTTTTTAGAAAAAAGTGCGCCACCCGTGAACGTATTTCAGCGTTGGGGTATCGGCGGAAATCATCGATGGAAAAGGCCCCACCCGCGCCTTCCAAACCAATCAGGGAAAGGTCGCTTCCTTCCGCCAGGTTTTGAATTATTTTCGCCATATTTTCTTGGGCGTCCAGGTAACCGTGGACATCCTGAATATGGATCACCAGGGGTGCGGAAGGCCGGGCCGAGAGGTGGACTTCCCGCACCGTTCCGTAAGGAGCGACCAGCGGCGTCACCCAATGGAGGGGATGTCGGGTGGGAATCGGGTCGAAATTCGTCGAAACAGGGGCCGAGAGGGTGAAGGGTTTAGGAACGATTTGGGCCAAAGTCGGGGTGGCGCTAACACCCGACAAGCTTGCGTAGAGGGGCCCCCGTCGTTCCCTAGCGGCGGCGCGGCGGGATTCCCAAAAGGCGTTTTCACTGGAATGCAGCGCAACCACATTCGTAAAAACGAATGTGCCCAAAACAAAAATTGATACCAAACGAGTAATTGGAGATTTCACAACCGGGAGTATACCAAGGAGGCTCGAAAGATTCCCTTAAGAAGTTGTAAACGTTTGGTTACATTTTTTTTGCGGTTGTCAAAGCCTGGAAAACAAACTAAAATTGTCACCATTCAACTTTTATGACCACACTCGCCCACACGGAACCCGCGCATTCCGACCACGCTGACATTGGCCAGATCGGGATTTGGTTATTTATTCTCTCCGAAATCATGCTCTTCGGGGGGTTTCTCTCGAGCTATTTTATGCTCCGATGGGGGAGTACCGTTTGCACCATCGGCACACCCGCTTGGCCCGCAGAGGGGTACACCGGGGGGTTGGCGTTGGCCACAATCAACACTCTTATTTTGATCACCAGTTCTTACACCATGGTGCGGGCCGTTTTGGCTGTAGAAAAACGCGATGATCGGGCCTTTTCTCGGTTTATGGGAACCACCATTGGGTTGGGAATCCTGTTCCTTTGCGTTAAAGCCATTGAATACAGTCTCAAAATTCATCATGGGTTTTACCCGCGCAGTCCTTTTATGGAAGCGAACCCGGGGCTCAATATTTTCATTTCCTTTTATTTCGCTCTCACGGGGTTTCACCTTTTGCATGTGATCATTGGAGTTTTATGGAACTTGTTTTTGAAACAATCGGCTAAGAAACGAAATTACTCTCCAGCGTTTGCTCGGAAAGTGGAATACGCCGGGCTTTACTGGCATTTCGTTGATGTGGTGTGGGTGTTTCTCTTTCCGTTGTTTTACCTCATATGACTGACGAAAGGTCTTCCACCATTCTTTTTGCGGGGTTGGTCTCATTCACCCTTTTAAGCGTTTTGGCGTCACGGCTCCATTTTGATCGGACGGGGGCGATCGTGACGGCTTTGGCCTTTGCCGTTGTTAAAGGGTTTTTGATTGGTTGGTATTTTATGCGCCTTAAATCCGCGGGGTGGATTGCACGAGGAGCGGTGTTCATTGGTATTTTGGCTGTGCTGATTCTTTCCATTGGGATTTTTCCGGATGTGGGGTTATTCAACCGATGAAGCGGCCTCTCCTTTTCATTCTGCTGGGTCTTGGTGTCCTCGCCATTGTGTTTGGGGGTTTTGCTTGGAATTGGGTAGCGGCAAAGCGGGCCGGGCCAGAGGCGTTAGGGAATGTGCCTTCCTTTAGTCTGCCGGCCGCGACGGCGGAGGGGGCGAGCGCCGTAAGTTTGGCCGATCTTCAGGGAAAAATCTGGGTTGCCAATTTCATTTTTACCCACTGCAGTGGGCCCTGCCCCCTCATGACATCAAAAATGGCAAAACTTCAGGGCGTTCTGCCAGACTCCGTTCAACTGATCACGTTCACCGTTGACCCCGATAGAGATGATTTGGATGTCCTGTCCGAATACGCCCGTCAATTCGAAGCGGATCCGAAACGGTGGTTTTTTCTTCGGGCCGAAAAACCTGTCCTCTACAAACTCGTTTTTGAAGGGTTTAAGCTTCCCATGATGGAAGATCCTTCCGCCGATTCAGGGTTTCGGGTGACGCACAGCACGCGGTTCGTGTTGGTCGATGGGCAAGGGCGGATTCGCGGCTACTTTGAATCCTCTGACCCAAGTTTAGAGAAAAAGATGACAAAAGCTGTTCAGGATTTAACGAAGGAAATGTCGTGAAAATTACGCGGGGATTTTTTGTGATTATCGCCTTGTCGGCTATTTTCTCAGCCGCTCTTTTTTATTTGTTCCGGGCGTATCCCATGATGCCCCTCGCTGCAAGCGCTGAAGCCTTTCATGTGGATCATGCCTTCAATATTGTGCTTTGGCTGTCTATCCCCATCTACTCGCTGGTCATGGCCGCCTTGATTTATGCTTTATTTGTTTTTCGATCTAAGGAAAACCAGGATGAGGGGGAAAAGTTTGCCGAGAGTCGTGGGCACTGGGTGGAGACACTTTGGATCGTTGCAAGTTTAGTGATTACCATTGGTTTAGCGGCCTTCGGATCAATAGAACTTCGAAAGCTTCACCTTTCCCAAAAACAGGCCGATCTCGAAATCAACGTCAATGCCTCCCAATTTTCTTGGGAATTTTATTACCCTGTTCAAGCGCAATACTCCATTCGTCTGGTTTTGCCTGTGGGCAAAAAAGCCCGTCTCATTTTCAAATCCGCAGACGTTATTCATTCCTTCTGGGTCCCTGAATTTCGGCTCAAGCAAGATGTTTTGCCAGGGAAAGTGACCCAGATTGTTATTACCCCAACTCTTTTAGGCAGTTATGAATTACGCTGCGCTGAACTTTGCGGCCAAGACCACACGGTGATGACCGCCATGGTCGACGTTGTTGATGAGCAGGAATTCCACAATCGTTTAGAGGGGGAAAGTTGGTGATACCTGGACTTTTGCGAGGAATTGCGGCCGGAGTTATTTCTTATTTGGGGTTCAACTTCCTTCTCATTCGTTTCGTGTCCGCGGAAGCGGCAGCGACCCTATCCTACGTTGTTTCAATTCCCGTTTATCTTGCTATCGGTGGGGGGTGGGCGGCTTTTCGGAGCTGGTTGAACGAAAAGGAAGAACCTGAATGTCATGGTTTTTCCCGTTTCTTTAATTTCAACACCGATCACAAGGTTGTTGGAGTTCAATACCTCTTCGCCAGTTTTTTCCTTTTCCTCTTTGCGGGGGTGATGGCCCTGATTATGCGAACGGAGCTGGCCCATGAAGGGATGCAATTCCTTTCCACGAAAACCTACGCAACCGTGATGGGGTCCCATGGGATTGGAATGGTCTTGGTCGCTCTTACCGCCATTGTGGGGGGATTTGGAAACTATGTCGTTCCCTTACAGATCGGGGCTAAAGACATGGCTTTCCCACGATTAAACGCTTTAAGTTTCTGGCTTCTTCCCCCAGCGGTCATTATTTTAATGGCAAGCCTTTTTAATGGAGGATTTGATTTCGGATGGACAGCGTATGCGCCTCTCAGCACAAAAGGTCCTGTCGGGAAGCTGTTTTTCCTCTTGGCGTTCGCCACGTCAGGTTTTTCTTCCATTTTCGGAGGTGTCAACCTGCTGGTCACCATCATCAAAATGCGTGCGAAAGGGATGTCTTTTTTTAGAATTCCCGTGTTCGTCCATTCCATTGCCGCCACCGCTGTGGTCATTGTCATTGCGACTTCTGTTGTCGCAAGTTCTTTATTCATGGTTATTTTTGATCGTGTCCTTAATACCTCTTTTTTTGATCCTGCCCGAGGGGGGAGCGTTATCCTGTATCAACATCTTTTTTGGTTTTATTCCCACCCCGCGGTCTATATCATGATTCTGCCGGCGTTTGGTCTCCTCCTGGAAGTTTTGCCTGTTTTTTCTCGCAAACCGCTCTTTGCCTATCCGCTCGCGGTTCTTTCTTTTTGGATTATTGTGTTCTTAAGTTTTGTTGTTTGGGCCCATCATATGTTCACCAGTGGCATGTGGGGATTATTAAATTTTCCCTTTCTCATCACGACGGAACTCATATCGATCCCGACGGGGATCATGTTCTTGGCCGCGATAGGAACCCTCTGGAGGGGGAAAATAAGATTCACCACACCCTTGCTCTTTGCCGTGGGGGTGATCGCAAATTTTTTAATAGGGGGGCTCACGGGTATCTTCTTGGCCGACGTACCGAGTGACGTTCACCTCCACGACACGCTCTTTGTCACCGCCCACTTCCATTTCACTATTGTGGGCGGGACCATTTTTGCTTTATTTGCAGGCGTCTATTACTGGTTCCCTAAGATTTCAGGGCGCCTTTACAGTGAGACCCTCGGGCGTTGGCATTTTGCCCTATTCTTTTACGGATTTAATGCCACCTTTATCCCCATGTTTTGGACCGGAACCCGCGGATTGCGTCGACGCGTTGCTGATTTCCCACCGGAAATGGGCCCAATTCAAATGTGGATCAGTGTTTCTGCTTTTATTATTTTTATTGCGGTCGCCATTTTCCTGTATAATATTTTCCGTTCCCTTAGAAAAGGAGCCCCAGCGGCCTCTTCGAATCCGTGGAACGCCCAAACATTGGAATGGACGTTGTCTTCCCCTCCGCCCCCTCACAACTTCGAGACCCCCCCAGAAGTCCATTCGTCCCCTTACAATTTCGGGCGACCCCTTTTATAAATCCGGATTGTCGGTAAGGTAAAGAAAAGGTAATATCCCCCATAATGAATGGATTTCGAATCAAGGAAAACATTGTTTATTGGCCGTCTTGGTTGATCCCGCAAGGAAAAACCGAAGACCAAAAAAGGCCCCCACTCCCTGCCGAGGTAGCTCAATTGGTAGAGCAATCGCTTCGTAAGCGATAGGTTTGTCGGTTCGATCCCGATCCTCGGCTGATTTTGATATAGACACAAAGTGAATTCGCCAAAATGAACGATTCTGCGTTGGACAATTCTCCCCAGCTAAAAGATTTCGGATTTCCGAAGAATTTTTGGTCTTCGGAGTCACTGGGAGATCTTTTCTCACGTTGTGTGGCGTTCACCCTTCCGGTGACTTACTTCTTAGTCAGTATTTCGTTTTACCTTCGAACCTACGACTCCGCCCAAATTAAGATAACGCTGACACAGTTGGGTGGCAGTATGGTCATCCTTTTCTGGGCTCTTCAATTGATTTTTCAAAAGAGATTCCCTTTTAGTAAAAAAGATCTTCCCCTGGTGGCGCCCTTCCTTGCCATTCTTGTCAGTGGCGTCGTCTCCTATCTCCAATCGTCCTTCCAAGCCGGGAGTTTAGAGGAATTTTTGCGCCGTGTTTTTTATTCGTTTATGGCTCTGATCGTGATCGCTGAATTCCGGGGAATGGATCGACAGCGGCGACTGATGCGGTGGTTGATCGCGGGGTTTGCGGTCACGGTTTTGTACGGGTTCATTCAATATTTTGATGGGCGGCTATTCCCCCCAGGAATGACAAAAGCGGGCTTGGATCCTTTTATTTGGCGCCAGGCATTTTCCTTGCGGGTCTTTTCAAGTTTTGGAAACCCCAATTTCTATGGTAATTTTCTTGTCATTATCACCCCCATCCTGATTGCCCTCTATTTCAGGGGAGGGGGAAAACCGTTTCGCCCCTTTCTCTTGATCGGTGTCCTGGTTCCTGTCGTTCTCCTTACCGACAAACTTTTCACCAACCAATTTGGAGGAATAACCGCTCAAAATCAATTTTGGGTGACGGGGGGGCTTTGGGCCTCGCTCCTTGTTGTTTTAGGTTTGATTTGGTGGAAAAGCCCCTCCGTTTCAGCCAGCGGGATGATGATCTTTATTGGAGCGACCTTCGTTAACCTCTACGCCACAGAAACGAAGGGGGCCTGGGTTGGGTTTGTCGCCGCCATTGTTTTTTCCGCACTATTGGTGGGCCTGTTCTTAGTCGGGCGCAAGGCCCGTCGCTTGACGTGGAGTCTCATGGGAGTCTCGCTCCTGGTTGCCCTTGCGGGCTTCATGGCCGTTCGTCACTACGCGCTCAAACGTTCACAGTCGGTGGATTTTCGAGTGTTCACATGGATTTCCACTTGGAACATGATTCGAAGTCAACCTTGGTTAGGAACAGGGATCGGAACTTTTAAATGGGCCTACCCAGCCTATCGACGACCGGAAATTATTTTATTAGAAGGCCGCTCGAACACGGAAACAGATCATGTGGAAGATGAATACTTGGAAGTTCTGTATGATGAAGGGATCGTCGGTTTTGGTATCTTCCTCTGGCTTATTCTGAGTGTGAGTGTTATGGGGATTCGCATGCTGCAACGGCTCACAGTGGAAGGACCACGCCCTCCTCCTGAACCCGCTTTTGATGATCGGGTCTATAAAGTGTTGGGTTACATGGGAGCCTGGTGGGCCGCCTTGGTCCATTGGTTAGTGGATGTCTCTGTGCGTTTTGTTTCCTCCGGTATTTTTTCTTTTTTTCTTCCAGCCCTTGTGATAAGTTTTGTGAGAAATGATCCCATGCCTGTTCATCAAGATTCGCCGAATCGATCCGATATTTGGATTCGATTGGGAACAGCCTTTATTTGGATGTCCTTCTTTCTTATCCCTGACGATACACTTCGCCCTTTGATCCGTCCCTCCGGGGTTCTTTATTTTGGAGCCTGTGTCATTCTCTTCTCGGAAATCATGGAACGTCGCCTCGGCCCAAAATCCACGGGACTGTCGAGAATTCCCTTTCTTGTATCCTCGGGTTTGTGTGTGGTCGGGGAATTGATGGAAATTCCAGCTCTTTTCCAATATGGTTTTAGCCCGGGACATTTGATTCGAATTTTCTCTGCGCTTATTTTTCTTTTTGTGTGGGTTTTGTTACGCCAGAGAGAAAGGGACACTTCCCAACCCATGGGCCCATCCCCCAACGGCGCCCGCATCTCTTTTTATCAATGGGTTTTGGCCGCAGGCGCATTGGGGGTATGGATCGTGGGAATTAATTTTTGGCGAGGCTATTTTCTAGCCGACGTGAGTCATAATGTTGCTATTTTTTTCTCGAAACAATCCATCTGGAACCGTTCCCCGGAATTTGAGGCTAAAGTGAACGCTTCCGGTTTTCCTCCGGATATGAAAAAAGAATACGAGCTCGTGGGGGGAGCTATTGAACATTACGAAAAAACGTTTCGCCTCCATCCTGGATTTCCGATGTCCGTGTATTTCATAGGAAATGTGCACAACGATTGGGGGTCCAATAGACTCGAAGCCTCCCGCCAAGCTCTCCAACGGGGGGAGAAAGATGCGGCCGA carries:
- a CDS encoding O-antigen ligase family protein, which gives rise to MNDSALDNSPQLKDFGFPKNFWSSESLGDLFSRCVAFTLPVTYFLVSISFYLRTYDSAQIKITLTQLGGSMVILFWALQLIFQKRFPFSKKDLPLVAPFLAILVSGVVSYLQSSFQAGSLEEFLRRVFYSFMALIVIAEFRGMDRQRRLMRWLIAGFAVTVLYGFIQYFDGRLFPPGMTKAGLDPFIWRQAFSLRVFSSFGNPNFYGNFLVIITPILIALYFRGGGKPFRPFLLIGVLVPVVLLTDKLFTNQFGGITAQNQFWVTGGLWASLLVVLGLIWWKSPSVSASGMMIFIGATFVNLYATETKGAWVGFVAAIVFSALLVGLFLVGRKARRLTWSLMGVSLLVALAGFMAVRHYALKRSQSVDFRVFTWISTWNMIRSQPWLGTGIGTFKWAYPAYRRPEIILLEGRSNTETDHVEDEYLEVLYDEGIVGFGIFLWLILSVSVMGIRMLQRLTVEGPRPPPEPAFDDRVYKVLGYMGAWWAALVHWLVDVSVRFVSSGIFSFFLPALVISFVRNDPMPVHQDSPNRSDIWIRLGTAFIWMSFFLIPDDTLRPLIRPSGVLYFGACVILFSEIMERRLGPKSTGLSRIPFLVSSGLCVVGELMEIPALFQYGFSPGHLIRIFSALIFLFVWVLLRQRERDTSQPMGPSPNGARISFYQWVLAAGALGVWIVGINFWRGYFLADVSHNVAIFFSKQSIWNRSPEFEAKVNASGFPPDMKKEYELVGGAIEHYEKTFRLHPGFPMSVYFIGNVHNDWGSNRLEASRQALQRGEKDAAESYRLEAIHLWEKALNAYSRVKAFAPNYVQTHHQVGLVYLKMGEMEAGRGEKDIADQHFKKALESFELYRKIDPVFPPNYYRMSYVHFMRGDIVKAEESYLGALVYNSTNVVGRVYVDRNVETYSNLGRLFYVQLVNQHPDPTQMPKDSPLFLKAEGYYLKALEEAQKSGQEEDFGVEPAKALAVLYSRVGLNDKAQSHWLKLRKLAPNDPDVKKVFSPVPASSR